The Saccharopolyspora gloriosae genome window below encodes:
- a CDS encoding superoxide dismutase family protein has protein sequence MSQRITFAGRRVLVLGSAVAALALTACTPPGEPSSQPPGPGTPPPPAEQTQTGGGDAKTGSFEGTLAQPGGQGSAFTYNPALAPAGAKVKATVEGSEQSTVVDFEVTGLQPNRGYAVHAHVNACGPTGDAAGPHFQNKQDPAASPQSPSADPAYANPQNEIWLDLQTDAQGAGQASANVPFGITGERAPKSIVIHEESNTNTAAGQAGKAGGRAACLNIES, from the coding sequence ATGTCTCAGCGGATCACTTTTGCCGGTCGCCGGGTCCTCGTCCTCGGCAGCGCGGTCGCGGCCCTCGCGCTGACCGCGTGCACGCCCCCTGGCGAGCCGTCCTCCCAGCCGCCCGGTCCGGGCACGCCTCCGCCGCCGGCGGAGCAGACGCAAACCGGTGGCGGCGACGCGAAGACCGGTTCGTTCGAAGGCACGCTGGCGCAGCCCGGCGGCCAGGGTTCGGCCTTCACCTACAACCCGGCGCTCGCGCCGGCGGGGGCGAAGGTCAAGGCCACCGTCGAGGGCTCCGAGCAGTCCACGGTGGTGGACTTCGAGGTCACCGGCTTGCAGCCGAACCGCGGTTACGCGGTGCACGCGCACGTCAACGCCTGCGGCCCGACGGGCGACGCGGCGGGACCGCACTTCCAGAACAAGCAGGACCCGGCCGCCTCGCCGCAGAGCCCGTCCGCGGACCCGGCGTACGCCAACCCGCAGAACGAGATCTGGCTCGACCTGCAGACGGACGCGCAGGGCGCGGGGCAGGCTTCGGCGAACGTGCCGTTCGGCATCACCGGCGAGCGCGCGCCCAAGTCGATCGTGATCCACGAGGAGTCCAACACGAACACCGCCGCCGGCCAGGCCGGCAAGGCCGGTGGCCGCGCGGCCTGCTTGAACATCGAGTCCTGA
- the asnB gene encoding asparagine synthase (glutamine-hydrolyzing), with protein sequence MCGIAGMVSFGDDLNRKRHVVEAMTETMACRGPDAAGIWLDRHVALGHRRLAVIDLEGGAQPMRVDTPDGSVVLTYSGEAYNFAELREELRVRGHRFRTSSDTEVVLHAYLEWGEALVDRLNGMYAFAIWDARDEKLVMVRDRMGIKPFYFQETGDGVLFGSEPKAILAHPDVEPVVEADGVSELLGGVKTPGHAIWAGMREVVPGTLVVVDRAGLRERTYWKLRTAEHPDDLDTTISSIRGLLDDTVRRQLTADVPLGVLLSGGLDSSALTALSAQQLAAQGEKVRSFSVDFVGLADNFQPDDMRATPDSPFVHDVANHVGSVHRDIVLSDAALADPATRRRVIAAKDFAVGAADTDVSLYLLFQGVREHSTVALSGETADELFGGYPWFHDPVAQQADIFPWMVPVLAAGEASEDDGGPAVSEFFDPDLDRGIDLMTYLKDRYRDAVAEVEPLPGEGAHEARMRVISHVHLTRFLRALLDRKDRISMAVGLEVRVPFCDHRLVEYVYNAPWAMKSFDGREKSLLRAATRDVLPQSVLKRVKSPYPSTQDPGYAGKLQAMGRELLAQDHPMFQVIYRKWFEVTVNTPPAVLPDYEREKLDRALDIATWFDVYRPQIRVP encoded by the coding sequence ATGTGTGGAATCGCGGGAATGGTGTCGTTCGGCGACGACTTGAACCGGAAGAGGCACGTCGTCGAGGCGATGACCGAAACGATGGCCTGCCGCGGACCGGACGCGGCGGGGATCTGGCTGGACCGGCACGTCGCGTTGGGCCACCGCAGGCTGGCGGTGATCGACCTCGAAGGCGGTGCGCAGCCGATGCGGGTCGACACCCCCGACGGATCGGTCGTGCTGACCTACAGCGGTGAGGCGTACAACTTCGCGGAATTGCGCGAAGAACTCCGCGTTCGCGGGCACCGCTTCCGGACCTCCAGCGATACCGAGGTGGTGCTGCACGCCTACCTCGAATGGGGCGAGGCGCTCGTCGACCGGCTCAACGGCATGTACGCCTTCGCGATCTGGGACGCGCGGGACGAGAAGCTCGTCATGGTGCGCGACCGGATGGGCATCAAGCCGTTCTACTTCCAGGAGACCGGGGACGGCGTGCTGTTCGGCTCGGAGCCGAAGGCGATCCTGGCCCACCCCGACGTCGAGCCCGTCGTGGAGGCCGACGGCGTCAGCGAACTGCTCGGCGGCGTCAAGACACCGGGGCACGCGATCTGGGCCGGGATGCGCGAGGTGGTGCCGGGCACGCTCGTGGTCGTGGACCGCGCGGGCCTGCGCGAGCGCACGTACTGGAAGCTGCGCACCGCGGAGCACCCCGACGACCTGGACACGACGATCAGCAGCATCCGCGGGCTGCTCGACGACACGGTGCGGCGCCAGCTCACCGCCGACGTGCCGCTCGGGGTGCTGCTGTCCGGCGGGTTGGACTCCAGCGCGCTCACCGCCCTGTCCGCGCAGCAGCTGGCCGCGCAGGGGGAGAAGGTGCGCAGCTTCTCGGTGGACTTCGTCGGGCTCGCCGACAACTTCCAGCCCGACGACATGCGCGCCACCCCGGACTCGCCGTTCGTGCACGACGTGGCGAACCACGTCGGGTCGGTGCACCGGGACATCGTGCTCTCCGACGCGGCGCTGGCCGACCCGGCCACCCGGCGGCGGGTGATCGCGGCGAAGGACTTCGCGGTCGGAGCCGCCGACACCGACGTGTCGTTGTACCTGCTGTTCCAGGGCGTTCGCGAGCACTCCACGGTCGCGCTGTCCGGGGAGACCGCCGACGAGCTGTTCGGCGGCTACCCGTGGTTCCACGACCCCGTGGCGCAGCAGGCCGACATCTTCCCGTGGATGGTGCCGGTGCTGGCAGCGGGTGAGGCCTCCGAGGACGATGGCGGGCCCGCCGTCTCGGAGTTCTTCGACCCGGATCTGGACCGCGGGATCGACCTGATGACGTACCTGAAGGACCGCTACCGCGACGCGGTCGCCGAGGTCGAGCCGCTGCCGGGGGAGGGCGCGCACGAGGCGCGGATGCGCGTCATCAGCCACGTGCACCTCACCCGGTTCCTGCGGGCGCTGCTGGACCGCAAGGACCGCATCAGCATGGCCGTCGGCCTGGAGGTGCGGGTCCCGTTCTGCGACCACCGCCTGGTCGAGTACGTCTACAACGCGCCGTGGGCGATGAAGAGCTTCGACGGCAGGGAGAAGAGCCTGCTGCGCGCGGCGACGCGGGACGTGCTGCCGCAGTCGGTGCTGAAGCGGGTGAAGAGCCCGTACCCGTCCACTCAGGACCCCGGCTACGCGGGCAAGTTGCAGGCGATGGGCCGTGAACTGCTCGCCCAGGACCACCCGATGTTCCAGGTGATCTACCGCAAGTGGTTCGAGGTCACGGTGAACACGCCGCCGGCGGTGCTGCCCGACTACGAGCGCGAGAAGCTCGACCGCGCCCTGGACATCGCCACCTGGTTCGACGTCTACCGCCCGCAGATCCGGGTGCCGTAG
- a CDS encoding type II toxin-antitoxin system HicB family antitoxin gives MSEYLVLVERDDEGGFSSWAPDLPGVAAAAATYQECVLLMREAVEFHLEGIREDGDVVPTPTVVGAVTIEAA, from the coding sequence GTGAGCGAATATCTCGTGCTCGTCGAGCGGGACGACGAGGGGGGCTTCAGCTCCTGGGCTCCTGACCTCCCCGGAGTCGCCGCAGCGGCCGCCACTTATCAGGAATGCGTCTTGCTCATGCGCGAGGCCGTCGAATTCCACTTGGAAGGGATTCGCGAGGACGGTGACGTGGTCCCGACGCCGACCGTGGTCGGTGCGGTGACCATCGAAGCGGCCTGA
- a CDS encoding type II toxin-antitoxin system HicA family toxin: MPFKVGELLKWIEADGWVLKRTRGSHRQYQHPVKPGKVTVAGKPSDTLHPRTEASILKQAGLDRRP, translated from the coding sequence TTGCCGTTCAAAGTGGGGGAGTTGCTCAAGTGGATCGAGGCGGACGGTTGGGTGCTGAAACGAACCCGTGGCAGTCATCGCCAGTATCAGCACCCGGTCAAGCCGGGGAAGGTGACGGTAGCCGGAAAGCCCAGCGATACGTTGCACCCGCGCACCGAGGCGAGCATCCTGAAGCAGGCTGGACTCGATCGGAGGCCGTAG
- a CDS encoding CsbD family protein — MGVFDKVKHQAQQLTGRAKEATGSATGNDELRDAGKRDQVEGKVKETGQDVKDKAAGAVQDVQDKFKGSGGGTGGSADR; from the coding sequence ATGGGTGTGTTCGACAAGGTCAAGCACCAAGCTCAGCAGCTGACCGGCCGGGCCAAGGAGGCCACGGGCAGCGCGACCGGCAACGACGAGCTCCGCGACGCCGGCAAGCGCGACCAGGTCGAGGGCAAGGTGAAGGAGACCGGCCAGGACGTGAAGGACAAGGCGGCCGGCGCCGTGCAGGACGTCCAGGACAAGTTCAAGGGTTCCGGCGGTGGGACCGGCGGTTCCGCTGATCGCTGA
- a CDS encoding DNA polymerase III subunit gamma and tau — MALALYRKYRPATFAEVVGQEHVTEPLRTALSAQRINHAYLFSGPRGCGKTSSARILARSLNCAQGPTPDPCGECDSCVALAPEGSGSVDVVELDAASHGGVDDTRELRDRAFFAPAQSRYRIFIIDEAHMVTTQGFNALLKIVEEPPEHLIFVFATTEPDKVLTTIRSRTHHYPFRLMPPGVMRDLLERICGDEGVQVEPAVYPLVIRAGGGSARDTLSVLDQLLAGAGDEGVTYERAVALLGVTDVALIDDMVDALAAGDGGSVYGTVDKLVEAGHDPRRFAADLLDRLRDLVLLHAVPDAGTRGLIDTAGDELTKMQSQTEQLGAATLSRYAEIVHTGLQDMRGATAPRLLLELLCARMMLPAVSEAESALLQRVEQVERRMTLAPPAAPAESGAAPSAPAPAPAATAAPAAEAAPAGGRRVFQRPSDRQASGGSDGADRQAPAAAPKAASEPAAEQRPAAEQPAEQRPAVERPAAEQRPANEQREPEPEQPVAQQQPAAPAEQPAAPAPAANGDADRRPSAPAASQEPARPAAAPPQSEPSEPAVAEPGAAHSAGFGAADVRRVWADLLRAVAQRNRPTQALLLNATVHDYVDGALVLTMPTSGLVKQFAQQRRIDFVREAMSEVLGAGPDYEVRCVEAGSAPAPQRPAGAGSAGNGAKKEPPPPAAPPTYSRPSAARQQAQAQQPAPDSGNGGQRKSAPERPARPSGANGRARSSSDDIPPPPEPPPDDEPPPEDALPPAPPPDDEDEEAMIAGSSPASEAEAAPRRDREEEAVELFAAELGARKIDD; from the coding sequence GTGGCGCTCGCCCTCTACCGCAAGTACCGTCCGGCGACCTTCGCAGAGGTCGTCGGCCAAGAGCACGTCACCGAACCGCTGCGCACCGCACTGTCGGCGCAGCGCATCAACCACGCTTACCTGTTCTCCGGGCCTCGCGGCTGCGGCAAGACCTCCAGCGCGCGCATCCTCGCCCGGTCGTTGAACTGCGCCCAAGGCCCGACGCCGGACCCGTGCGGTGAGTGCGACTCGTGCGTGGCGCTGGCCCCGGAAGGGTCCGGCAGCGTCGACGTCGTGGAACTCGACGCGGCCAGCCACGGTGGCGTCGACGACACCCGCGAACTGCGCGATCGGGCGTTCTTCGCGCCCGCCCAGTCGCGGTACCGGATCTTCATCATCGACGAGGCCCACATGGTCACCACGCAGGGCTTCAACGCCCTGCTGAAGATCGTCGAGGAACCTCCGGAACACCTCATCTTCGTGTTCGCCACGACCGAACCGGACAAGGTGCTCACCACCATCCGGTCCCGGACGCACCACTACCCGTTCCGGCTGATGCCGCCCGGCGTCATGCGCGACCTGCTCGAACGCATCTGCGGCGACGAAGGCGTGCAGGTCGAACCGGCCGTGTACCCGCTGGTGATCCGCGCGGGCGGCGGCTCGGCGCGCGACACGCTCAGCGTGCTCGACCAGCTGCTCGCCGGGGCCGGGGACGAAGGCGTCACCTACGAGCGGGCCGTGGCGCTGCTCGGCGTCACCGACGTGGCGCTGATCGACGACATGGTCGACGCGCTCGCCGCAGGCGACGGCGGATCGGTGTACGGCACCGTGGACAAGCTCGTCGAAGCCGGGCACGACCCGCGCCGCTTCGCCGCCGACCTGCTCGACCGGCTCCGCGACCTCGTGCTGCTGCACGCCGTGCCCGACGCGGGCACCCGCGGGCTCATCGACACGGCGGGCGACGAGCTCACCAAGATGCAGAGCCAGACCGAGCAGCTCGGCGCGGCCACGCTGTCCCGGTACGCGGAGATCGTGCACACCGGGCTGCAGGACATGCGCGGGGCGACCGCTCCTCGGTTGCTGCTGGAACTGCTGTGCGCTCGGATGATGCTGCCCGCCGTGTCCGAGGCGGAAAGCGCGCTGCTGCAACGCGTCGAGCAGGTCGAGCGGCGGATGACGCTGGCGCCCCCGGCGGCTCCGGCCGAATCCGGCGCTGCTCCCTCGGCTCCCGCTCCCGCTCCCGCTGCCACTGCCGCTCCCGCTGCGGAGGCGGCTCCGGCAGGTGGTCGGCGGGTGTTCCAGCGGCCCAGCGACCGGCAGGCGTCCGGCGGCTCCGACGGCGCGGACCGGCAGGCGCCGGCCGCCGCGCCGAAGGCCGCGAGCGAACCCGCCGCCGAGCAGCGGCCCGCCGCCGAGCAGCCCGCCGAGCAACGGCCTGCGGTCGAACGGCCGGCGGCCGAGCAGCGGCCCGCGAACGAGCAGCGCGAACCGGAGCCCGAGCAGCCGGTCGCGCAGCAGCAACCCGCCGCTCCCGCTGAACAGCCCGCCGCCCCGGCGCCCGCCGCGAACGGCGACGCGGATCGACGCCCGAGCGCTCCCGCCGCGTCGCAGGAACCGGCTCGCCCCGCTGCCGCGCCCCCGCAGTCCGAACCGTCCGAGCCCGCCGTCGCCGAACCGGGCGCCGCGCACTCCGCAGGCTTCGGCGCCGCCGACGTGCGCCGGGTGTGGGCGGACCTGCTGCGGGCCGTGGCGCAGCGCAATCGGCCGACGCAGGCGTTGCTGCTCAACGCCACGGTGCACGACTACGTCGACGGCGCGCTGGTGCTGACGATGCCCACCTCCGGGTTGGTGAAGCAGTTCGCGCAGCAGCGCCGCATCGACTTCGTGCGCGAGGCGATGAGCGAGGTGCTCGGCGCGGGGCCGGACTACGAGGTGCGGTGCGTCGAAGCAGGGTCCGCGCCCGCTCCGCAGCGCCCCGCCGGTGCGGGCTCGGCCGGCAACGGTGCGAAGAAGGAACCGCCGCCGCCCGCCGCTCCGCCGACCTACAGCCGCCCGAGCGCCGCCCGGCAGCAAGCGCAGGCGCAGCAGCCCGCGCCGGACTCCGGCAACGGTGGCCAGCGCAAATCCGCCCCGGAGCGCCCCGCGCGGCCGTCCGGGGCCAACGGCCGTGCGCGGTCGTCTTCCGACGACATCCCGCCGCCGCCGGAGCCGCCGCCGGACGACGAGCCGCCACCGGAAGACGCCCTCCCGCCCGCACCGCCGCCGGACGACGAGGACGAGGAAGCCATGATCGCGGGCTCCTCCCCGGCCTCGGAGGCCGAAGCGGCTCCGCGCCGCGACCGCGAGGAGGAGGCCGTCGAGCTCTTCGCCGCCGAACTCGGCGCCCGCAAGATCGACGACTGA
- a CDS encoding alpha/beta hydrolase, with the protein MPLELDPELKPAMEAYFANRPAPEARGDALAIRRQIETAMSAAAALPPVPGVSRSDFTATSADGAEIALRWLAPDGERSGSAVVWLHGGGMVFGDVDPCLPQAARLAAASGVPVLAVDYRCAPEHPHPAPVEDAYAASAWLHEHAAELGVDPARIAIMGESAGGGLAAGVTLLARERGLPLARQVLIYPMLDDRNIEPDPELESLATWSYDRNFTGWHALLGDLAGTADVPAIAAPARADDLSGLPPAYVDVGDLDIFRDEDIEYARRLAAAGTPVELHVRPGCPHAFESAVPEAAVAQRSQQDRIRVLRAL; encoded by the coding sequence GTGCCGCTCGAACTGGACCCCGAACTGAAACCGGCGATGGAGGCGTACTTCGCGAACCGCCCCGCGCCCGAGGCCCGCGGCGACGCGCTCGCGATCCGACGCCAGATCGAGACGGCGATGAGCGCGGCCGCCGCGCTGCCGCCGGTGCCGGGCGTGTCCAGGAGCGACTTCACCGCGACCAGCGCCGACGGCGCCGAGATCGCGCTGCGGTGGCTCGCCCCGGACGGCGAACGGTCCGGCTCGGCGGTGGTGTGGCTGCACGGCGGCGGGATGGTCTTCGGCGACGTCGATCCGTGCCTGCCGCAGGCCGCCCGGCTCGCCGCCGCCTCCGGGGTCCCGGTGCTCGCCGTGGACTACCGGTGCGCGCCCGAGCACCCCCACCCCGCGCCCGTCGAGGACGCCTACGCGGCTTCGGCCTGGCTGCACGAGCACGCCGCCGAGCTGGGGGTCGACCCCGCGCGCATCGCGATCATGGGTGAGAGCGCGGGCGGCGGTCTCGCCGCGGGCGTCACGCTCCTGGCGCGGGAACGCGGGTTGCCGCTGGCCCGACAGGTCTTGATCTACCCGATGCTCGACGACCGCAACATCGAACCGGACCCCGAGCTGGAATCGCTGGCGACCTGGTCCTACGACCGCAACTTCACCGGCTGGCACGCGCTGCTCGGCGACCTCGCGGGCACCGCGGACGTCCCCGCGATCGCAGCGCCCGCCCGCGCCGACGATCTCAGCGGCCTGCCCCCGGCCTACGTGGACGTCGGCGACCTCGACATCTTCCGGGACGAGGACATCGAGTACGCCCGCAGGCTCGCCGCCGCGGGCACGCCGGTGGAACTGCACGTGCGGCCGGGGTGCCCGCACGCGTTCGAGAGCGCCGTCCCGGAGGCGGCCGTGGCGCAGCGCTCGCAGCAGGATCGGATCCGGGTGCTGCGCGCGCTCTGA
- a CDS encoding endonuclease/exonuclease/phosphatase family protein yields MYGSSKALAGALAACGVLVVLPGSAAAAEIRIHDVQGAGRVSPLLGQEVAGVRGVVTAVRPEGNSPGFWFQDPNPDGDPRTSEGLFVYTPDEAPRVAVGDAVSVSGTVAEYYAVGDGEQPETTPNQSVTELAGATWQVTGTAPVPAAEPITPDSVPEAYAPDGELDALPLDPARFALDFYESREHMAIAVEDARVVGPADSYGALTVTSKPGQNAGERGTTTYTGYDQQNSGRLKVEPIGAPAPAANVGDQLAGRTEGPLDYSRFGGYLLAATALGEHRPVGVRPEVTRPPGEDELAVATYNVENLSATDEQGKFDRLAHGVTTNLAAPDVISLEEVQDDTGATDDGVVTADRTLGRFADAIEAAGGPHYEWRQIDPVDGADGGEPGGNIRVAFLFDPARVSFVDRPGGDAGTPVEAVESGERAALSASPGRIAPADDAWRASRKPLVGEFTFRGEQVFVVANHFTSKGGDQPLHGRVQPPVRGSEQQRIAQARLVRGFVADLVAIDPQAKVLVTGDLNDFGFSPAVSALTDGGLLSSPAASLPPTERYSYVYEGNAQALDHVLITPGVGEVDYDVVHINAEFADQASDHDPQLIRMR; encoded by the coding sequence GTGTACGGATCGTCGAAGGCGCTGGCCGGAGCGTTGGCCGCGTGCGGAGTGCTGGTGGTGCTGCCGGGTTCGGCGGCTGCCGCCGAGATCCGGATCCACGACGTCCAAGGCGCGGGCCGGGTTTCCCCGCTGTTGGGCCAGGAGGTCGCGGGGGTCCGGGGTGTCGTCACGGCGGTGCGCCCGGAGGGGAATTCGCCGGGTTTCTGGTTCCAGGACCCGAATCCGGACGGTGATCCGCGCACCAGCGAGGGCCTGTTCGTCTACACCCCCGACGAGGCGCCGCGGGTCGCGGTGGGCGACGCGGTGTCGGTGTCCGGCACCGTCGCCGAGTACTACGCGGTCGGTGACGGCGAGCAGCCGGAGACCACGCCGAACCAGTCGGTCACCGAGCTCGCCGGTGCGACGTGGCAGGTCACCGGCACCGCGCCGGTCCCCGCGGCGGAACCGATCACCCCGGATTCGGTGCCGGAGGCGTACGCGCCGGACGGCGAGCTGGACGCGCTACCGCTGGACCCGGCCCGGTTCGCGCTGGACTTCTACGAGTCCCGCGAGCACATGGCCATCGCCGTCGAGGACGCCCGCGTCGTCGGGCCAGCGGATTCCTACGGCGCGCTCACCGTCACCTCGAAGCCCGGGCAGAACGCGGGCGAGCGCGGCACCACCACCTACACCGGCTACGACCAGCAGAACTCGGGGCGGTTGAAGGTGGAACCGATCGGCGCGCCCGCTCCGGCGGCGAACGTCGGCGATCAGCTCGCCGGGCGCACCGAAGGCCCGCTGGACTACAGCCGCTTCGGCGGCTATCTGCTGGCGGCGACGGCGCTGGGCGAGCACCGGCCCGTCGGGGTGCGCCCGGAGGTCACCCGCCCGCCGGGCGAGGACGAGCTGGCGGTGGCGACCTACAACGTCGAGAACCTCTCCGCGACCGACGAGCAGGGCAAGTTCGACCGGCTCGCCCACGGCGTGACCACGAACCTCGCCGCCCCCGACGTGATCTCGCTGGAGGAGGTGCAGGACGACACCGGAGCCACCGACGACGGCGTGGTCACCGCGGACCGGACCTTGGGCCGGTTCGCCGACGCGATCGAAGCGGCCGGCGGGCCGCACTACGAGTGGCGGCAGATCGACCCGGTCGACGGGGCCGACGGCGGCGAACCGGGCGGCAACATCCGGGTGGCGTTCCTGTTCGACCCGGCGCGGGTGTCCTTCGTGGACCGTCCCGGCGGGGACGCGGGAACTCCCGTGGAGGCCGTCGAATCCGGTGAGCGCGCGGCACTGAGCGCCTCACCCGGCCGGATCGCGCCGGCCGACGACGCGTGGCGGGCCAGTCGCAAGCCGCTCGTCGGCGAGTTCACCTTCCGCGGCGAGCAGGTGTTCGTGGTCGCGAACCACTTCACCTCCAAGGGCGGCGACCAGCCGCTGCACGGTCGTGTGCAGCCGCCGGTGCGCGGTTCGGAACAGCAGCGGATCGCGCAGGCCCGGTTGGTGCGTGGGTTCGTCGCCGACCTGGTGGCGATCGACCCGCAGGCGAAGGTACTGGTCACCGGCGACCTCAACGACTTCGGTTTCTCCCCGGCGGTGTCCGCGCTGACCGACGGAGGGCTGCTGTCGTCGCCCGCGGCGTCGCTGCCGCCGACCGAGCGCTACAGCTACGTCTACGAGGGCAACGCCCAAGCCCTCGACCACGTCCTGATCACCCCCGGCGTCGGCGAGGTCGACTACGACGTCGTGCACATCAACGCCGAGTTCGCCGACCAGGCCAGCGACCACGACCCCCAACTCATCCGCATGCGGTGA
- a CDS encoding VOC family protein, whose protein sequence is MRMIFVNLPVKDVQRSKAFFAELGFGFNDEFSDEKTICMVVEENIMVMMLEHDRFAEFVNGDISDATTTTEVLNCLSVETRDQVDDLVAKAIEAGGKPWKPSSEMGPMYGGSFQDVDGHVWELMYAGS, encoded by the coding sequence ATGCGCATGATCTTCGTGAACCTGCCGGTCAAGGACGTGCAGCGTTCGAAGGCGTTCTTCGCCGAACTCGGCTTCGGCTTCAACGACGAGTTCTCCGACGAGAAGACGATCTGCATGGTCGTCGAGGAGAACATCATGGTGATGATGCTGGAGCACGACCGCTTCGCCGAGTTCGTCAACGGCGACATCAGCGACGCCACGACGACGACCGAGGTCCTCAACTGCCTCAGCGTCGAGACCCGCGACCAGGTCGACGACCTCGTCGCCAAGGCCATCGAGGCGGGCGGCAAGCCGTGGAAGCCGAGCTCCGAGATGGGGCCGATGTACGGCGGGAGCTTCCAGGACGTCGACGGCCACGTGTGGGAGCTGATGTACGCCGGGAGCTGA